One Grus americana isolate bGruAme1 chromosome Z, bGruAme1.mat, whole genome shotgun sequence DNA window includes the following coding sequences:
- the ARL14EPL gene encoding ARL14 effector protein-like, producing MSHHVEENCKKSNSAQETSAEGNVSPAKDCSITQKQLQQLEKQLKCLAFQNPGPQVADFNPETREQKKKARMSQMKKDFFYKPKITKKYDKHGRLLCNNIDLCDCLEKNCLGCFYPCPKCNSNKCGPECRCNRKWVYDTIETEAGNVISVLPFFVPD from the exons ATGAGCCATCACGtggaagaaaactgcaagaaaagcaattctGCCCAAGAAACATCTGCAGAAGGAAATGTCTCTCCTGCTAAGGACTGCTCAATAACACAAAAACAATTG CAACAACTTGAGAAACAATTAAAATGCTTAGCCTTTCAAAATCCAGGACCTCAGGTAGCTGACTTCAATCCTGAAACtagagagcagaaaaagaaagcacggatgtcacagatgaaaaaagattttttttataagccCAA aaTTACAAAGAAATATGACAAACATGGCAGGCTGCTTTGTAATAACATTGATTTGTGTGATTGCCTGGAAAAGAACTGCCTGGGTTGCTTCTATCCGTGTCCCAAATGCAATTCAAACAAATGTGGACCAGAATGTCGCTGCAATAGGAAATGGGTTTATGATACAATTGAGACTGAAGCTGGGAATGTGATCAGCGTGTTGCCCTTTTTTGTCCCTGACTGA